The Leptospira sp. WS60.C2 genome includes the window ATTTCTTCTAGTGAAGCGGAGGTTTCTTCCACGGAAGCGGCTTGTTCACTTGCTCCTTGCGAGAGAGTGCTTGCGGTCGATGCTACTTCGTCAGCGGCTGTTACAAGTGCATCTGTGTTGGTTCTCACATCATTGATGATCTCAACTAATTTCTTAGAAGTATTATTGAAGCTGTCTCTAAGGCGCGCAAATCCGCCTTCGTAATGATTGGTGATGAGTTGTGTCAAATCACCATTTTCTAATGCAGAAAGTCCAACCACTAAGTCATCCACGATTCTTGCGGTTTCAATGGCTAAATTCTTTTGATCCGTAATATCGGTTGCAAATTTAATCACTTTGTAAGGTTTACCATTTAAATCTAAGATTGGGTTATAGATTGCTTGTAACCAAACTTCTTTTCCGTTTTTAGCAAGTCGTTTGTATTCAGCTGTTTGGAATTCGCCACGGTTTAAAGATGCCCAAAATTGTTTGTATTCATCTGAATTCACATAATTTGGTTCCACAAAGATTTTATGATGTTTCCCTTCGATCTCTTGCAATGTATATCCCATTGTGTTAAGAAAAATATCATTAGCGGTAAGTATTGTTCCATCCAAGCGAAACTCAATGGTTGCTTGAGCTCGATTGATAGCCTCAATTTGTCCAATAAACTCTCGTGTACGAACTTTATTTTCAGTGATATCGGTCGCAAATTTAATTACTTTCATCGGAACTCCACTTGCATTTAAGATGGGAGTGTATGTTGCTTGTAACCAAACTTCCTTTCCGTTTTTACCAATTCGTTTGTATTCGGCTGTTTGAAACTCGCCTCGATTTAAAGATGCCCAAAATTGTTTGTAACCTTCGGAATTTAGTTCCTTTGCTTCCACAAACATTCTATGGTGTTGGCCTTGAATTTCAGATAGGCTATATCCCATGAGAGTTAAAAAATTCTCATTAGCAGTAACAATAGTTCCATCCATTTTAAATTCAATGGTAGCTTGAGATCTATCGACTGCTCGATTGTGAGCATTCGTTTCCGTAACATCAGCCCATTCGACGACACTGCCAAGTCGTTCTCCTTTTTCTGTGATAATTGGATTTGCAATTAGATTGAATTCACGATTCCCAATATTGATGCTAGTTCTGTGTTCTGAGGTGAACGAACCAAGTAATCTTCTCTGATGACTTGGGTCTTTGTGATAAGAATCAATGTTACTGCCCATTAGATTTTTTAGGGAAAAGTTTCGGATTTGTTTTTGAATATCCAATTCTGAATTGGCGAACATTCGATGTATCGCTTTGTTCATATAAATCACATCCAAATTTAAATCGGAAATCATAACATTTGTAGAAACATTATCGAGAGCAGCCTTGATTTGTGTAGCTTGTTTGAGTGGTCTGCTAACTTGTTTGATTAGAAGTAGTAATAATCCAAAGGATATCAAAACAAATAGACCACTTGCTATATAAATTGGATATTGGTTATCTTCTTGATTTGAAATTTGAAGACTAATTTGGTTTAAATTGGAAGCAAAAAAGGATTTTTGTAATTCTTGCAAATGTGATGAATAAGTTTTCCATTGGGAAGATAGTTCTGGATTCGCAATACTTTTTTGCTTGTTACTGTTTTGTGAGGTTATTTGAACAATGCTGTTTTGAACTAATCCCAAATAGGCATTTTTATCCTTTACAACAGTTTCAAATTTCGCTTTGTCCTCCGCTTTAGAAAAAAGCATGGTTACTTGCTCGAAAGATTGGTTCAGCTTTTCGATATCATATTTAGCTTTAGCAACTAAAGTTTCACTAGATTCTGGCGAAAGAAGGATGTTCGAGATTTCTTCATGGATCGTGATACTGGAGCGGAGAAGCTGGGCAATTGAATCAGACTTTTGGATTTGTTCTTCTACATTTATGGAGACAGATTCTTTTTTTGAAAAAATGCCTGAACTATACAAACTTATCCATACGGTGAAGACGATTCCTATTAAAAAGTAACCGATTAACTTAGTGTTTGTGCTGACTGACTTCATTTTAACCCCTATGGCTATATAATTTTTGATTTTCAATTGTAATTGTCCTTTCAAATAAAGAAGGGACATCTATGATAAGCGCAACGTTTCCGTCACCTAAAATGCTAGATCCACTAACACCTTTTACATGACGAAAGACTGAACCCATTGGTTTGATTACGGTTTGGTATTCACCTAATAACTTTTCGACAACGATTCCCGCTTTTTTTTCTCCATTTCGAACGATCACAATATTTTCTCTAGTTTCATTCGAATTCGATTCGCAAGGATAGTAATCTTTTAATCTTAAAAATGGGATCAAATTCCCTCGGAGTGCAAAGAATTGATTGGAATCTGTTTTATGATCATCAGAAAAATGCAAACATTCTAAGACCATTTCCATCGGAATGATGAAGTGGCTTTTTCCAACTGCCACAAGAAATCCTTCAATGATGGCAAGTGTGAGTGGTAATCTTAGAATGAATCGGCTGCCTTGTTTCGGAATTGATTTCACTGAAATTGAACCCCTTAATGATTCGATGTTTTTATAAACGACATCCAATCCAACACCTCTTCCAGACACATTGGTAATTTGAGAAGCTGTAGAGAAACCA containing:
- a CDS encoding methyl-accepting chemotaxis protein; translation: MKSVSTNTKLIGYFLIGIVFTVWISLYSSGIFSKKESVSINVEEQIQKSDSIAQLLRSSITIHEEISNILLSPESSETLVAKAKYDIEKLNQSFEQVTMLFSKAEDKAKFETVVKDKNAYLGLVQNSIVQITSQNSNKQKSIANPELSSQWKTYSSHLQELQKSFFASNLNQISLQISNQEDNQYPIYIASGLFVLISFGLLLLLIKQVSRPLKQATQIKAALDNVSTNVMISDLNLDVIYMNKAIHRMFANSELDIQKQIRNFSLKNLMGSNIDSYHKDPSHQRRLLGSFTSEHRTSINIGNREFNLIANPIITEKGERLGSVVEWADVTETNAHNRAVDRSQATIEFKMDGTIVTANENFLTLMGYSLSEIQGQHHRMFVEAKELNSEGYKQFWASLNRGEFQTAEYKRIGKNGKEVWLQATYTPILNASGVPMKVIKFATDITENKVRTREFIGQIEAINRAQATIEFRLDGTILTANDIFLNTMGYTLQEIEGKHHKIFVEPNYVNSDEYKQFWASLNRGEFQTAEYKRLAKNGKEVWLQAIYNPILDLNGKPYKVIKFATDITDQKNLAIETARIVDDLVVGLSALENGDLTQLITNHYEGGFARLRDSFNNTSKKLVEIINDVRTNTDALVTAADEVASTASTLSQGASEQAASVEETSASLEEMGASIDQNAENAKQTDTIATKSAKDAKQGGEAVKNTVVAMKEIADKISIIEDIAYQTNLLALNAAIEAARAGEHGKGFAVVASEVRKLAERSQKSANEIGTLAGSSVQIAESAGKLIEEIVPAINKTADLVQEITAASQEQSSGVNEVNKAMGQLDQVSQQSASASEELAAIAEELQAQAERLMSSISFFKLGKLSTVPTSSDGKSARHSLSKQPTLKKEGVSGKTEGGDDQTRFQKY